From Nevskia ramosa DSM 11499, the proteins below share one genomic window:
- a CDS encoding PilZ domain-containing protein, with the protein MNTTTRPGAPSPGILTLSIKDKPALYASYMPFIKNGGLFIPTNKEYRLGDEVFILLTLMDDPERIPVAGRVVWLTPRNAQGKRQQGIGVQFSGQDNGDTQKRIDAYLAGVGADKPTHTM; encoded by the coding sequence CCCCCGGCATCCTGACGCTCAGCATCAAGGACAAGCCGGCGCTCTACGCGTCCTACATGCCGTTCATCAAGAACGGCGGCCTGTTCATTCCGACCAACAAGGAATACCGGCTCGGCGACGAGGTGTTCATCCTGCTGACCCTGATGGACGACCCGGAGCGCATCCCGGTCGCCGGCCGAGTCGTCTGGCTGACGCCGCGCAATGCCCAGGGCAAGCGCCAGCAGGGCATCGGCGTGCAGTTCAGCGGCCAGGACAACGGCGACACGCAGAAGCGGATCGACGCCTATCTGGCCGGTGTCGGTGCCGACAAGCCGACCCATACAATGTGA